A genomic region of Caldicellulosiruptor acetigenus contains the following coding sequences:
- a CDS encoding ribose-phosphate diphosphokinase has product MITHGKEIKIFTGNSNKELAEEIASHLGKKLGDAEIGRFSDGEISVRINETVRGADVFVVQSTCHPVNENLMELLIMIDAFKRASAGRITAVIPYYGYARQDRKARARDPITAKLVANLITSAGADRVLTMDLHAPQIQGFFDIPLDHLIGVPILAKYFMENVNLENAVVVSPDLGSVTRARNFATKLDLPLAIVDKRRPKANVAEIMNIIGDVKDKTCLMVDDMIDTAGTIVAAAQALMDYGAKEVYACCTHPVLSGPAVERIKESPIKELVVLNTIPLPPEKRIDKIKVLSVASLFAEAITRIYEDVAISTLFDEYISTKGNR; this is encoded by the coding sequence GTGATAACACATGGTAAAGAGATAAAAATATTTACCGGTAATTCAAACAAGGAGCTTGCAGAAGAGATAGCCAGTCACCTTGGTAAAAAACTTGGTGATGCAGAGATTGGCAGGTTTTCAGACGGTGAGATATCAGTTAGAATAAACGAAACTGTGCGCGGTGCAGATGTTTTTGTGGTCCAGTCTACCTGTCATCCTGTAAATGAAAATCTGATGGAACTTTTAATCATGATTGACGCTTTCAAAAGAGCCTCGGCAGGAAGAATTACAGCTGTGATACCATACTATGGATATGCAAGACAGGACAGAAAAGCACGGGCTCGCGACCCAATCACAGCAAAGCTTGTTGCAAATTTGATAACATCTGCAGGGGCAGACAGAGTCCTGACAATGGACCTTCATGCACCTCAGATTCAAGGGTTTTTTGACATACCACTTGACCATCTAATTGGTGTTCCAATTTTAGCAAAATATTTTATGGAAAATGTAAACTTAGAGAATGCTGTTGTTGTATCGCCAGACCTTGGAAGTGTGACACGTGCACGTAACTTTGCAACAAAGCTTGACCTGCCGCTTGCCATAGTTGACAAGAGAAGACCCAAAGCAAATGTTGCCGAGATTATGAACATAATTGGTGATGTGAAAGACAAGACATGTTTGATGGTTGATGACATGATAGATACGGCAGGTACAATTGTTGCTGCAGCTCAGGCTCTTATGGATTATGGTGCAAAAGAAGTTTACGCGTGCTGTACGCACCCGGTTTTATCCGGACCTGCTGTTGAGAGGATAAAAGAGTCACCAATAAAAGAGCTTGTTGTTCTAAATACAATTCCTCTTCCGCCTGAAAAGAGGATAGATAAGATAAAGGTGTTGTCTGTTGCAAGCCTTTTTGCTGAAGCAATAACAAGAATATACGAGGATGTGGCTATTTCTACCCTTTTTGATGAATATATAAGCACAAAAGGGAACAGATAA
- the glmU gene encoding bifunctional UDP-N-acetylglucosamine diphosphorylase/glucosamine-1-phosphate N-acetyltransferase GlmU, whose protein sequence is MKRQTFIVLAAGEGKRMKSKYSKVVQKIMGKPMILYLIDEIEKNFEDSQIIVVVGNKKEDVYKALESRNVKFAHQEKQLGTAHAVICAMDKVSKEAEDVFVLYADAPFIKADTLKRISEKRKEEGASLCLLTAVFENPYGYGRIISDENGNVLKIVEEKDATDEQRRIKEINPGFYCFERNALASVLTKIDNNNSQQEYYLTDSIEILNREGKKVVKVLCDDNFEVMGINSRYELFLAEQELKIRINKKHLAEGVQMIDMYSVYIHPDVQIGKDTVIYPGTFILGNTTIGEECVIGPNSYIVNSKIGNKCHVWFSVIEDSEIKDNVKVGPYAHLRPNSILEEGVKIGNFVEVKNSKVGRNTKSAHLTYIGDADIGENVNLGCGTIFVNYDGYKKHRTVVEDNAFIGCNSNLVAPVKIGKNAYIAAGSTITDDVPADALAIARERQTIKEGWVLKRKKMYENHNNK, encoded by the coding sequence ATGAAAAGGCAAACGTTTATTGTGCTTGCTGCTGGTGAAGGCAAAAGAATGAAGTCAAAGTATTCTAAGGTTGTACAAAAGATAATGGGAAAGCCAATGATACTTTACCTGATTGATGAAATTGAGAAAAACTTTGAAGATAGCCAGATAATAGTTGTTGTAGGCAACAAAAAAGAGGATGTTTACAAGGCATTAGAAAGTAGAAATGTAAAATTTGCTCATCAAGAAAAGCAGCTTGGGACTGCACATGCAGTGATATGTGCAATGGATAAGGTATCAAAAGAAGCAGAAGATGTGTTTGTGCTTTACGCAGATGCACCTTTTATTAAAGCTGATACACTAAAAAGAATTTCTGAAAAAAGAAAAGAGGAAGGAGCATCGCTCTGTCTTTTAACAGCTGTCTTTGAAAATCCGTATGGGTATGGGAGAATAATTTCTGATGAAAATGGCAATGTGTTAAAGATTGTCGAGGAAAAAGATGCAACAGATGAGCAAAGGCGAATAAAAGAAATAAATCCAGGATTTTATTGTTTTGAAAGAAATGCGCTTGCAAGTGTTTTAACAAAGATAGACAATAACAACAGCCAGCAAGAGTATTATCTTACAGACAGTATAGAGATACTAAATAGAGAAGGTAAGAAGGTAGTAAAAGTCCTATGTGATGATAATTTTGAGGTCATGGGCATTAACTCAAGGTATGAATTATTTTTGGCTGAGCAGGAGCTTAAAATAAGAATAAATAAAAAGCACCTTGCAGAAGGTGTTCAAATGATAGATATGTATTCTGTCTACATTCATCCAGATGTGCAGATAGGCAAAGACACAGTGATATATCCCGGCACATTCATACTTGGCAACACTACAATAGGGGAAGAGTGCGTAATTGGTCCAAACTCATACATTGTAAATTCAAAAATAGGTAACAAGTGCCATGTATGGTTTTCGGTGATTGAGGATTCAGAGATAAAAGACAATGTAAAGGTTGGACCTTATGCACACTTGCGACCAAACAGCATCTTAGAAGAAGGTGTTAAGATTGGCAACTTTGTTGAAGTGAAAAACTCAAAGGTGGGCAGAAATACAAAGTCAGCTCATCTTACATACATTGGAGATGCTGACATTGGTGAAAATGTGAATTTGGGGTGTGGTACTATATTTGTAAACTATGATGGGTATAAAAAGCACAGAACAGTGGTTGAAGACAACGCGTTTATTGGCTGCAACTCGAACCTTGTAGCGCCAGTTAAGATAGGGAAGAATGCATACATTGCGGCAGGTTCTACAATCACAGATGATGTTCCTGCAGATGCTCTTGCGATTGCCCGTGAAAGGCAGACTATAAAAGAAGGCTGGGTTTTAAAGCGCAAGAAGATGTATGAAAACCACAATAATAAATAA